In a genomic window of Halalkalicoccus sp. CG83:
- a CDS encoding sulfatase translates to MNIIVIVADTARYDIATEVFSDSAWASDATHYTRAFANAPWTLPSHASLFTGTNPSNHGAHADHKQLSSELTPLAEAFQHAGYETAAVSNNTWISEEFGFARGFDTFHKTWQYVQSDTDLGEIARTKEGTDKLRAVANKLTDGNPLTNITNAIYGQFFRKQQDDGAKQTNQWVANWLQDRDGTAPFFLFINYLEPHLEYRPSEEFTKQFLPDGVSYDEAMDVPQNAWSYIAGKTAMSDREFEILRALYRAELAYLDGRFAQLKQLLEDAGEWEDTVFVVMGDHGENIGDHDLMDHQYCLYDTLLHVPLIINGGPFTGGTEDDRLVQLTDLAPTLLDVAGIDAPEARDQFQGASFHPNADAEPREYAVAEYLAPQPSMEALEKRVGDLPADVYEYDRSLRAIRSSDHKLIRGSDGTRELYDVVDDPGEQHNIADENPEIADELEAKLDDWLDSFEHADTSESVSMTQSTQDRLEDLGYLQ, encoded by the coding sequence ATGAATATTATCGTAATAGTAGCGGATACAGCACGGTACGATATCGCTACAGAGGTGTTCTCTGATTCAGCGTGGGCATCCGACGCTACTCACTACACGCGTGCGTTCGCCAACGCCCCATGGACGCTTCCCTCTCATGCGTCCCTGTTCACCGGGACCAACCCCTCGAACCACGGAGCCCACGCGGACCACAAGCAGTTATCGTCAGAACTTACTCCGCTGGCTGAAGCGTTCCAACACGCCGGCTACGAGACCGCCGCCGTCTCGAACAACACCTGGATCAGCGAGGAGTTCGGTTTCGCACGTGGGTTCGACACCTTCCACAAGACGTGGCAGTACGTCCAGTCGGATACCGATCTCGGCGAAATCGCGAGAACGAAGGAGGGGACCGATAAGCTCCGTGCCGTCGCGAACAAGCTCACTGACGGTAACCCGTTGACGAACATCACGAACGCGATCTACGGCCAGTTCTTCAGAAAACAGCAGGACGACGGTGCGAAGCAGACCAATCAATGGGTCGCCAACTGGTTACAGGACCGGGACGGCACCGCCCCGTTCTTCCTCTTCATCAACTATCTTGAACCTCATCTCGAGTACAGACCGTCAGAGGAGTTCACTAAACAGTTCCTCCCCGACGGGGTCTCCTACGACGAGGCGATGGACGTCCCCCAGAACGCCTGGTCCTATATCGCCGGCAAGACTGCGATGTCCGACCGGGAGTTCGAGATCCTTCGGGCGCTCTATCGCGCTGAGCTCGCATATCTGGATGGGCGGTTCGCTCAACTCAAACAATTGCTTGAGGACGCCGGCGAGTGGGAGGACACGGTCTTCGTCGTTATGGGTGATCACGGCGAGAACATCGGTGATCACGATCTGATGGATCACCAGTACTGTCTCTATGATACCTTGCTCCACGTCCCACTCATTATCAACGGTGGGCCGTTCACGGGAGGCACCGAGGACGACCGTCTCGTTCAGCTCACGGATCTCGCACCGACGCTTCTCGACGTAGCCGGCATTGACGCGCCGGAGGCACGAGACCAGTTCCAGGGCGCATCATTCCATCCGAATGCGGACGCCGAGCCACGCGAGTACGCGGTCGCGGAGTACCTGGCCCCACAGCCCTCGATGGAGGCGCTTGAGAAACGCGTTGGCGACCTTCCTGCTGACGTCTACGAGTACGACCGTTCGCTCCGCGCGATCCGGTCGAGCGACCACAAACTCATTCGCGGTTCCGATGGCACTCGCGAGCTCTATGATGTCGTCGACGATCCCGGAGAACAACATAATATCGCCGACGAGAACCCGGAGATCGCTGACGAACTCGAAGCAAAGCTCGACGACTGGCTCGACTCATTCGAACACGCCGACACCTCCGAATCCGTCTCGATGACGCAGTCCACTCAGGACCGGCTCGAGGATCTGGGCTATCTCCAGTAG
- a CDS encoding O-antigen ligase family protein: protein MESDDRVDSAGGAGLAIGVGLLAGFTLLVAVAPDTDVIRTSHLLAAYLSLVAIALVYYHSTAADGHWALFGLQLVLVFAIGWLVRALVRGGVASRFHEVLAVLVLTLLLILARGDLLRFGTHGAPYLLSFAALFGVFLFHSSQYAANSGLGLFPVFAGIILGLNLFVVPRYVSQDAVYWSISLIAAGVALLALSTVFVGDYSIGVFSVRTWTGTLAVGNVPLSRSIYANPNTFGLLMFPGVIASVAATHRTYERSRHRAFAVVPLLCFPLTVVGLALSGSRAAVLAAAVALGLYVASSRTHPRWIPLFIAGTIVTVGLFLGGIALGVLPIDPANRFTLWSAGFRAFLVEGSPLGQGLVETSQLIEPYLPASADAYSIHNSYLSIALRAGFIGGGAYLVLVVGPLLHSMIRPALVVRTLGMLAIASGFAVHQLFEAYTLYQFGPGSILGALAVGYVIESLTAPLPVADSDGSDSIEGADASSSDSTHTADDGNGPAADGSTTDTKSGAKPDSGAESNADTGDGTDDSSDDG, encoded by the coding sequence ATGGAATCTGATGACCGCGTAGACAGCGCCGGCGGAGCAGGACTCGCGATCGGTGTTGGCCTGCTGGCCGGATTCACCCTCCTCGTCGCCGTAGCGCCGGATACCGACGTCATCAGGACGTCCCACCTCTTGGCGGCCTATCTCTCGCTCGTCGCCATCGCGCTCGTGTACTACCACTCGACGGCCGCCGACGGGCATTGGGCACTGTTCGGCCTCCAGCTCGTCCTCGTGTTCGCGATCGGCTGGCTCGTACGGGCCCTCGTCCGCGGCGGAGTCGCCAGTCGCTTCCACGAGGTCCTGGCCGTCCTGGTTCTGACGCTCCTGTTGATCCTCGCTCGCGGCGATCTCCTTCGCTTCGGGACGCACGGTGCTCCGTACCTGCTTTCGTTCGCGGCCCTCTTCGGTGTCTTCCTGTTTCACTCGAGCCAGTACGCCGCCAACTCCGGTCTCGGGCTGTTTCCCGTTTTTGCCGGCATCATTCTTGGACTCAACCTCTTCGTCGTCCCACGGTACGTCTCCCAGGACGCGGTGTACTGGTCGATCAGTCTGATCGCCGCCGGGGTCGCCCTCCTTGCGCTTTCGACGGTGTTCGTCGGCGACTACTCCATCGGCGTCTTCAGCGTGCGGACGTGGACCGGCACGCTCGCGGTCGGTAACGTACCCCTCAGTCGATCGATCTACGCCAATCCCAACACGTTCGGCTTGCTCATGTTTCCAGGCGTCATCGCCAGCGTCGCCGCCACCCACCGGACCTACGAGCGCTCGCGTCATCGGGCGTTCGCGGTCGTTCCCCTCCTCTGTTTCCCGCTCACCGTCGTCGGACTCGCCCTCTCGGGCAGCCGTGCGGCCGTGCTCGCCGCTGCAGTCGCTCTCGGCCTCTACGTCGCGAGCTCACGAACGCATCCGAGGTGGATTCCACTCTTTATCGCGGGAACTATCGTCACCGTCGGTCTGTTTCTGGGTGGGATTGCCCTCGGCGTCCTCCCCATCGATCCGGCCAACCGATTCACCCTCTGGTCGGCTGGCTTCCGCGCGTTTCTCGTCGAGGGCTCGCCGCTCGGGCAGGGTCTCGTCGAGACGAGCCAGCTCATCGAACCCTACCTGCCCGCCAGCGCCGACGCCTACTCGATCCACAACTCCTATCTCTCGATCGCGCTCAGAGCGGGATTCATCGGCGGGGGCGCCTACCTCGTGCTCGTCGTCGGGCCGCTGCTTCACTCGATGATCCGGCCGGCCCTCGTCGTTCGAACGCTCGGCATGCTCGCGATCGCAAGCGGCTTTGCCGTCCACCAGTTGTTTGAGGCCTATACGCTCTATCAGTTCGGTCCCGGATCGATCCTCGGTGCGCTCGCCGTCGGCTACGTGATCGAGAGTCTAACCGCACCACTTCCCGTCGCGGACTCTGACGGAAGTGACAGTATCGAGGGAGCCGACGCAAGTTCATCGGACTCCACCCATACAGCAGACGACGGTAATGGTCCTGCAGCAGACGGTTCAACCACGGACACGAAATCCGGCGCGAAACCGGACTCCGGAGCCGAGTCGAATGCCGACACTGGTGACGGTACCGATGACAGTAGCGATGACGGCTAG
- a CDS encoding glycosyltransferase family 2 protein: MGPTQSNPLVSVVVPTYERPEAANRAIESVLDQTYRPIELIVVDDHSPRPVADALGPINADDVQVTTIRHEENRGGNAARNTGLDAATGEFVAFLDDDDEWLPKKLERQVTALEREDAGFAYTGVRNVGPDGETISITSSSNGGRVTKRLLFGNFIGTFSAVMARRTVIERAGRLDERLPSWQDWEYYVRLSQYGRCVAIPEPLVVRHNAPTGQISRSIEPKREVSYPLLLERFRPIASEYDVERKMEGYLSYALGRAALSNGDYAGARRDFIRSIVRYPFDPSFYLYLAAAAGGRYAYPSLRTVKRYVTRLTA; encoded by the coding sequence ATGGGTCCTACTCAAAGCAATCCGCTCGTCAGCGTCGTCGTGCCCACCTACGAGCGCCCCGAGGCAGCAAATCGGGCGATCGAGAGCGTTCTCGACCAGACGTATCGACCGATCGAGTTGATCGTCGTCGACGACCATTCGCCACGACCGGTGGCCGACGCGTTGGGACCGATCAATGCTGACGACGTGCAGGTCACTACGATCCGCCACGAGGAGAACCGCGGCGGGAACGCCGCCCGGAACACCGGCCTCGACGCGGCGACCGGGGAGTTCGTCGCGTTCCTCGACGACGACGATGAGTGGCTGCCGAAGAAGCTCGAACGCCAGGTCACAGCCCTCGAACGGGAGGACGCCGGATTCGCGTACACCGGTGTTCGGAACGTCGGCCCCGATGGCGAGACGATCTCGATCACGTCCTCGTCGAACGGCGGCCGGGTGACCAAACGGCTCCTGTTCGGCAACTTCATCGGTACCTTCTCGGCCGTGATGGCCCGGCGAACCGTGATCGAGCGAGCGGGGAGGCTCGACGAGCGGTTACCGAGCTGGCAGGACTGGGAGTACTACGTTCGGCTGTCGCAATACGGTCGGTGCGTCGCGATCCCCGAGCCGCTCGTCGTTCGCCACAACGCTCCGACGGGCCAGATCAGCCGGTCAATTGAGCCGAAGCGTGAGGTCTCCTACCCACTTCTTCTTGAGCGGTTCCGGCCAATCGCCAGCGAGTATGACGTCGAGCGAAAGATGGAAGGGTACCTCTCGTATGCGCTCGGACGGGCGGCCCTCTCGAACGGTGACTACGCCGGCGCACGACGTGACTTCATCCGGTCGATCGTTCGGTACCCCTTCGACCCCTCGTTCTACCTCTATCTCGCGGCGGCGGCCGGCGGACGATATGCGTACCCGTCGTTACGGACGGTCAAGCGATATGTGACTCGACTCACCGCTTGA
- a CDS encoding oligosaccharide flippase family protein: MTLSKKISGDIIISTLFTASLKLRGLLFIPLFTLGLGVADYGAFVQAFGIAIIAVNVAALGLDTGLVQLDSDGTRTSQLVSTMFVLSGLAALTIAGFIAGGAELLSVYTLSTTEYTLLFVAAAAYIPFEAIFRISRAYYHAQRRVRLYSGIEAVDVWLLVAAVAITILALDGTVIEAFVAVVLAKIVITAAITFPVVREVGISAPSVDIARESLAFSLPTMGGDLSKHALDKVDRVLIGFFLGASAVGVYSVAYSIAYLILLFVTPVNASFYTEFTTLWNEGDRRTIVEYTKTGIRYFSTIALPAIIGFALIGDAVIGLISTAEVADAGHLLLVLIALAMFLRGCAEVYQRLFYATGDSRTPLLAQLTMVALNAVLNVLLIPVLGVAGAALTTIASFGVGAILLGWLFQDTLRVVPNWGRLSRILVATGLMGITMAFVPLHWILILALAPPVYAVCLFATGGLRRREVSSLVKIMTAS; encoded by the coding sequence ATGACTCTCTCGAAGAAGATTTCGGGCGATATCATCATCTCGACGCTCTTCACGGCGAGCCTCAAGCTCCGCGGGCTATTATTCATCCCGTTGTTCACACTCGGCCTCGGGGTCGCCGACTACGGTGCCTTCGTCCAAGCATTTGGCATTGCGATTATCGCCGTGAACGTTGCCGCGCTCGGGCTCGATACCGGACTCGTTCAGCTCGACTCGGACGGTACGCGGACCTCCCAACTCGTCTCGACGATGTTCGTCCTCTCGGGACTGGCCGCACTCACCATCGCGGGATTCATCGCCGGGGGTGCAGAACTACTCTCGGTATACACACTCAGCACAACCGAGTACACGCTTCTCTTCGTCGCGGCGGCCGCATACATCCCGTTTGAAGCCATCTTCAGGATTTCGCGGGCATACTACCATGCCCAGCGCCGGGTTCGACTCTACTCCGGGATCGAGGCCGTTGACGTCTGGCTGCTTGTCGCCGCCGTCGCGATCACGATTCTCGCCCTTGATGGAACGGTCATCGAGGCGTTCGTTGCGGTCGTCCTCGCAAAAATAGTGATCACCGCAGCGATCACTTTTCCCGTCGTTCGGGAGGTCGGCATATCGGCTCCGTCCGTAGATATCGCCCGGGAATCGCTCGCGTTCTCGCTACCGACGATGGGCGGCGATCTCTCAAAACACGCGCTTGACAAGGTCGATCGAGTGCTCATCGGATTCTTCCTCGGAGCGAGTGCGGTCGGTGTCTACAGCGTCGCCTATAGCATTGCCTACCTAATCTTATTATTCGTCACGCCCGTCAACGCGTCGTTCTATACGGAGTTCACGACCCTTTGGAACGAGGGAGATCGCCGGACGATTGTCGAGTACACGAAAACTGGTATCCGGTACTTCTCAACGATTGCCCTACCGGCGATAATAGGATTCGCCTTGATCGGCGACGCCGTGATCGGACTGATCTCAACAGCTGAGGTCGCGGACGCCGGACACCTCCTTCTCGTCCTGATCGCACTCGCAATGTTCCTCAGGGGATGCGCCGAGGTCTACCAACGGCTGTTCTACGCCACCGGTGACTCGAGGACGCCGCTGCTCGCCCAGCTCACAATGGTCGCGCTTAATGCCGTTCTGAACGTCCTGCTGATCCCAGTACTTGGCGTCGCTGGCGCAGCACTCACCACGATCGCATCATTCGGTGTCGGAGCGATTCTCCTCGGATGGCTCTTTCAAGATACCCTCCGAGTTGTCCCCAATTGGGGCCGCCTTAGCCGGATTCTCGTCGCTACCGGACTGATGGGAATCACAATGGCCTTCGTGCCGCTGCACTGGATTCTCATCCTTGCACTCGCCCCACCGGTATACGCGGTCTGCCTGTTCGCGACCGGCGGTCTTCGCCGCCGTGAAGTGTCGAGTTTAGTCAAGATAATGACAGCATCATGA
- a CDS encoding glycosyltransferase family 4 protein produces the protein MRILRVAQKVYPDVKGGGPYHVHAMSRDQAAMGHDVTVVTVDGDPEKPAVEERDGYRVVRYRPSVTALGNDVSLGVARHLKDAAAFDVMHAHSHLYFSTNLAALKRRLSDVPLAITNHGLYSQNAPEWVFDVYLRSVGRWTFNRADVVFCYTEEDRNRVREFGVQSDIEVVPNGIDTERFTPEGPESDLLDHDGPVVLFVGRLVDGKRPQDAVAAIKRVREAHPEARLYLCGEGALSGKLKEQVANEQLEGSVRFLGQLPYDEMPALYRAGDALVLPSRAEGLPRTVLEAMACNVPVVCSDLKQVAPVIDGAGTTVPVGDIEGFARGLIRALSGQYDDGRQVVEKEYTWSATVEQTTRTLEQVSKSR, from the coding sequence ATGCGCATTCTACGCGTCGCACAGAAGGTCTATCCCGACGTGAAGGGTGGCGGACCGTACCACGTCCACGCAATGAGTCGTGACCAGGCGGCGATGGGGCACGACGTAACGGTAGTGACGGTCGATGGCGATCCCGAGAAACCGGCCGTCGAGGAACGCGACGGGTATCGGGTCGTCCGCTACCGGCCGAGCGTGACCGCGCTCGGAAACGACGTCTCGCTCGGCGTCGCACGCCACCTCAAGGACGCGGCAGCGTTCGACGTCATGCACGCCCACTCGCATCTCTACTTCTCGACGAACCTCGCAGCACTAAAACGGCGACTGAGCGACGTTCCGCTTGCGATCACGAACCACGGCCTCTACTCCCAGAACGCACCCGAGTGGGTCTTCGACGTGTACCTTCGGAGCGTGGGTCGGTGGACGTTCAACCGGGCGGACGTGGTGTTCTGCTACACCGAGGAGGACAGAAATCGAGTGCGGGAGTTCGGCGTCCAGAGCGACATCGAGGTGGTGCCGAACGGGATCGACACCGAGCGCTTCACGCCCGAGGGGCCCGAAAGCGACTTGCTCGACCACGATGGACCAGTCGTGTTGTTCGTCGGTCGGTTGGTCGACGGGAAGCGCCCACAGGACGCGGTCGCGGCCATCAAGCGGGTACGGGAGGCGCATCCCGAAGCGAGGCTCTACCTGTGTGGTGAAGGGGCACTGAGTGGAAAACTCAAGGAGCAGGTAGCGAACGAGCAGTTAGAGGGATCAGTTCGATTCCTTGGACAGTTACCGTACGACGAGATGCCGGCACTGTATCGCGCGGGTGATGCACTCGTGTTGCCCAGCCGTGCGGAAGGGCTTCCGCGAACAGTGTTGGAGGCGATGGCGTGTAACGTCCCCGTAGTCTGTTCGGACCTCAAGCAGGTTGCGCCGGTGATCGACGGAGCCGGGACGACGGTCCCCGTCGGCGACATCGAGGGGTTCGCTCGCGGACTGATACGGGCGCTTTCAGGACAGTACGACGACGGGCGGCAGGTCGTCGAGAAGGAGTACACGTGGAGTGCTACCGTCGAGCAGACGACGAGAACACTCGAACAGGTCTCGAAGAGCAGGTAG
- a CDS encoding sugar transferase, whose product MAQWGGYRLMSAAGTVVWTAIAVLIANHSIPQMLLTGYVPVVRRLPVVVLDGQRLFLAVGLSTAVVFSCLIPLYKPRPRRILDTIFLAQKRVLVAMFALATLGYFNMTYRLPRATLAMTMGILLIVLPAWFVILGNQPIKGEKPAIIVGDDPAQINRAADAIESPVLGYLSPPLGINIDSDQARSPTPTVTDGGTIEMPSSDLQSLGGLSRLEQILVEHDIATVVFAFRSTDRGEFFGVLETCHAHGVEAKVLREHADSVLLSDETAGELVTIDLEPWDWQDRLLKRIFDVGFALTGLTAFAPLLGLIALAIKLDSPGPVFYRQTRTAGLGRTFDVLKFRTMLPGSESSDPVDDGENDRITRVGRLLRKSHLDELPQLWAILTGDMSVVGPRAAWTDEEALLEEEAVEWRKRWFVKPGLTGLAQINDASSTNPTEKLRYDLEYIRRQSFWLDVKIVIRQMWIALLDSVKVFIGQERHDESKAR is encoded by the coding sequence ATGGCACAGTGGGGAGGATATCGATTGATGAGCGCTGCGGGAACCGTGGTGTGGACGGCAATCGCCGTCCTGATCGCGAACCACTCGATCCCGCAGATGCTCCTCACAGGCTACGTGCCCGTAGTAAGACGGCTTCCAGTGGTGGTGCTAGACGGACAGAGACTGTTTCTGGCAGTCGGACTCAGCACGGCCGTCGTGTTCTCCTGTCTGATCCCGCTGTACAAGCCACGTCCACGACGGATTTTGGATACGATCTTTCTGGCGCAAAAACGAGTGCTGGTGGCGATGTTCGCGCTCGCGACGCTCGGCTATTTTAATATGACGTACCGGCTCCCGCGTGCGACGCTCGCGATGACGATGGGCATATTGCTGATCGTCCTTCCAGCCTGGTTCGTCATTCTTGGGAATCAGCCTATCAAGGGCGAGAAACCGGCGATCATCGTCGGTGACGATCCAGCCCAGATCAATCGAGCTGCGGACGCGATCGAGAGCCCCGTACTGGGCTATCTCTCTCCGCCGCTCGGCATCAATATCGACTCAGATCAAGCACGATCACCGACACCAACAGTGACCGATGGCGGCACGATCGAAATGCCCTCCTCGGATCTTCAGTCCCTTGGCGGGCTCTCCCGGCTCGAGCAGATCCTCGTCGAACATGATATTGCCACCGTTGTGTTTGCGTTCAGGAGCACGGACCGAGGAGAGTTCTTCGGCGTCCTCGAGACCTGTCACGCTCATGGGGTCGAGGCGAAAGTGCTTCGCGAACACGCCGACAGCGTGCTGCTCTCGGACGAAACCGCAGGAGAGCTCGTAACGATCGACCTCGAGCCGTGGGACTGGCAGGACCGACTACTGAAGCGGATTTTCGACGTCGGATTCGCGCTGACGGGACTGACGGCGTTCGCACCACTACTCGGGCTAATCGCGCTCGCGATCAAACTCGACAGTCCCGGACCGGTCTTCTACCGACAGACGCGAACCGCCGGACTCGGCAGAACGTTCGACGTGCTGAAGTTTCGGACGATGCTGCCAGGCAGCGAGTCATCCGATCCCGTCGACGACGGCGAGAATGACCGGATCACCCGCGTTGGTCGGCTGCTCCGGAAATCACACCTCGATGAGCTTCCCCAGCTTTGGGCGATTCTTACCGGCGACATGAGCGTCGTCGGCCCGCGAGCGGCCTGGACTGACGAAGAGGCGCTGCTCGAAGAGGAGGCTGTCGAGTGGCGAAAGCGCTGGTTCGTCAAACCGGGCCTGACGGGATTGGCACAGATCAACGATGCGTCGAGTACGAATCCGACGGAGAAGCTTCGCTACGACCTGGAGTACATTCGGCGGCAGTCGTTCTGGCTGGATGTGAAGATCGTGATTCGACAGATGTGGATCGCACTATTGGATTCGGTGAAGGTGTTTATCGGCCAAGAGCGTCACGATGAGAGCAAAGCGAGATGA
- a CDS encoding glycosyltransferase family 4 protein gives MQPGKLSVAFIRTTSGEFTGTSKMILRLVDGIGDDFEPIIICQKDCPLLEQARERNLQTEVIPYRGVLDNYGGSLLSPSPLQFLRMIFRIGQYNFDAHRVLSEADIIWCDTLRTLLTLAPTAILSDTPVIWNVGLGEKSEGIYAWLNEVCFRLADHVFIESELQAERLYGKQFDRHRQKFTIFYKGIKIDRFATSTESEHPDGGSEPLTIGTAGTLTERKGHHTALEALARFQDEHPDLDFTYRIAGGTSHPKHHEYEAELRRQISRLGLENVVEFCGWVDSEDMPEFYQSLDVFILASSAEGIAGVVREAMASGCAVIATDVGGNPEAITDGETGRIVPPDSPDAIADALSDLVSNPRHRREIAENGCEYTTENFSVETYVNRYADFLRRVAARQ, from the coding sequence ATGCAGCCGGGAAAACTATCAGTCGCGTTCATCCGAACAACCTCAGGGGAGTTCACTGGGACGTCAAAGATGATTCTCCGGCTGGTCGATGGGATCGGTGACGACTTCGAGCCGATCATTATCTGCCAGAAGGACTGCCCACTGCTCGAGCAGGCCCGCGAGCGGAATCTCCAGACGGAGGTCATCCCTTACCGGGGAGTCCTCGATAACTACGGAGGGTCCCTGCTTTCACCGTCGCCACTTCAATTTCTTCGGATGATTTTTCGGATTGGACAGTATAACTTCGACGCCCATCGGGTGCTCTCCGAGGCGGATATCATCTGGTGTGATACCCTCCGGACGCTCCTCACGCTCGCTCCTACCGCGATTCTCAGCGATACGCCGGTCATCTGGAACGTCGGACTTGGCGAGAAATCAGAGGGTATCTACGCGTGGCTGAATGAGGTATGCTTCCGACTCGCTGATCATGTCTTTATCGAGTCGGAGCTGCAGGCCGAACGCCTCTATGGCAAGCAGTTCGATCGTCACCGGCAGAAATTTACCATCTTCTATAAAGGGATCAAGATCGACCGATTCGCGACGTCAACCGAATCCGAACATCCCGATGGCGGGTCTGAACCCCTCACGATCGGAACGGCGGGAACGCTCACCGAACGCAAGGGTCATCATACGGCGCTTGAGGCACTCGCCCGATTTCAGGATGAGCATCCTGATCTCGACTTTACATACCGAATCGCCGGCGGGACGTCCCATCCGAAACACCACGAGTACGAGGCCGAACTCCGACGACAGATCTCCCGACTGGGGCTTGAGAACGTCGTCGAGTTCTGTGGGTGGGTGGACTCGGAGGATATGCCCGAGTTCTACCAGTCGTTGGACGTATTCATCCTCGCGTCGTCTGCTGAGGGGATCGCAGGGGTTGTCCGCGAAGCGATGGCGTCAGGTTGTGCCGTAATCGCGACTGATGTCGGCGGTAATCCCGAAGCGATTACCGATGGCGAGACCGGCCGAATCGTCCCACCTGACTCCCCCGATGCGATAGCCGACGCGCTCTCGGACCTCGTTTCGAATCCGCGGCACCGACGTGAGATCGCCGAGAACGGGTGCGAGTACACCACTGAGAATTTCTCGGTTGAGACGTATGTCAACCGGTACGCGGATTTTCTGAGGCGCGTCGCGGCAAGACAATAG
- a CDS encoding glycosyltransferase family 4 protein, with protein MPSDSLAHISFISDRLQHYLDQSDTTAGGAQRQQYLLAQELLKRGQQVSAIVGDHGQPAEVVQKGVRTVRGCPKDVSNPGDLPGAFSQLERAIRRVDADVYYVRGAPRLYIATRLLTWLHRKPLIFGIANDSDLNPEYLESRYGHTARVYRRLLPRADEIITQTQRQHDVLLDEFNRSSTVISNAYTLPPEEDVLNQTQREHVLWVGSSDPDQKKPKRYLRLAREIPDAKFVMISQDIGHSGFHRELMSEAEAVPNLTFIENVPPEEVHDYYRKATVFVNTSDYEGFPNTFLEAWRYETPVVSLYYTLDDILKQKDVGLHSGSMEKLIDDVSELHEDEAFRQRLGKNGRELVKREYSIKQAADKYQCVISRL; from the coding sequence ATGCCATCTGACTCTCTCGCTCATATTTCTTTTATATCTGATCGTCTCCAACATTACCTGGATCAATCGGATACCACGGCTGGTGGTGCACAACGCCAGCAGTATCTACTTGCACAAGAACTTCTCAAGCGCGGTCAGCAAGTCTCTGCGATCGTCGGTGATCATGGCCAACCCGCTGAAGTAGTACAGAAAGGTGTACGAACGGTTCGTGGCTGTCCGAAAGACGTGTCCAACCCAGGAGATCTACCGGGTGCGTTCTCCCAGCTTGAACGCGCGATTCGACGCGTCGATGCAGACGTGTACTACGTTCGGGGTGCACCGCGTCTCTACATTGCCACGCGATTGCTAACGTGGTTACACCGAAAACCCCTCATATTCGGTATAGCGAACGATAGTGATCTCAACCCAGAATATCTTGAATCGAGATACGGGCACACAGCGAGGGTATACCGCCGCCTGTTGCCACGTGCAGATGAGATCATTACCCAGACGCAACGACAGCACGACGTGCTGCTGGATGAGTTCAACCGTTCATCTACCGTCATTTCGAACGCGTACACGCTTCCTCCCGAAGAGGACGTTCTCAATCAGACGCAACGAGAGCACGTTCTCTGGGTTGGAAGTAGCGATCCGGACCAAAAGAAGCCTAAACGGTATCTCAGACTCGCGCGTGAGATTCCCGATGCCAAGTTTGTCATGATCTCCCAAGACATCGGTCATAGTGGGTTTCACCGTGAGTTGATGTCCGAAGCCGAAGCCGTTCCGAATCTCACGTTCATTGAGAACGTCCCTCCCGAGGAAGTACACGATTACTACCGAAAAGCAACCGTATTCGTCAATACTTCCGACTACGAAGGGTTCCCTAACACGTTTCTCGAGGCGTGGCGATACGAGACACCCGTCGTCTCTCTCTACTATACATTGGATGACATTTTAAAGCAAAAAGACGTCGGACTTCACTCGGGATCGATGGAGAAGCTGATAGACGACGTCTCCGAGTTGCATGAGGACGAAGCCTTTAGGCAGCGACTCGGCAAGAACGGAAGAGAACTAGTGAAACGAGAGTATTCCATCAAACAAGCAGCAGATAAGTATCAGTGTGTTATTAGCAGACTATAA